From the Bacillota bacterium genome, one window contains:
- a CDS encoding DUF4062 domain-containing protein, producing the protein METNHTDGSPPMRPGERPLLVFISSVIPELTRERAEVVEVLDRYELFLPWAFEFTPGSSEPVDCSYLSKVREADIVIWLAGVDTTEPVRNEIREALASNKRLWAIKLPAKERTQAT; encoded by the coding sequence GTGGAAACGAACCACACAGATGGATCCCCTCCCATGAGGCCGGGCGAGCGTCCTCTACTCGTTTTTATTAGCAGCGTGATACCCGAGCTGACAAGGGAACGGGCGGAGGTAGTCGAAGTCCTTGATAGGTATGAGCTGTTTTTGCCGTGGGCATTTGAATTCACCCCTGGCAGCTCAGAGCCGGTTGACTGCAGCTATCTCTCTAAGGTGCGAGAGGCGGACATCGTCATTTGGCTTGCAGGTGTTGACACAACCGAGCCAGTTCGTAATGAGATTCGCGAGGCGCTAGCTAGCAACAAGCGGCTATGGGCAATAAAGCTACCTGCGAAAGAGCGAACCCAGGCAAC